Proteins from one Cyclopterus lumpus isolate fCycLum1 chromosome 11, fCycLum1.pri, whole genome shotgun sequence genomic window:
- the tuft1b gene encoding tuftelin 1b isoform X2, whose amino-acid sequence MSLLSADKMSGGVRTGEEDIKEKVQSRRFRFTLQDQDQSDCTSERHSNKEGSIAVVLPQKPAAQEETLISTNEERVEVLKVYLQARPEAGESVNMMTDEVSQIQEVRYCLKTLREQMAARQNSNNNKYPANVFRVNLSSSPAAVSNGNAVLTESDTQAESHECSARLAEQSEQLQTAEKRSEERGQQVEELQRLLGSMAIESRNLKDKMAEGEAELLQLKADQEEGEESEERCEELEKEVAILKEKIHHLDDMLKSQQRKVRHMIEQLQNSRTVLQERDRFIGDLEEKVAFLEAENREMHDHLDYFLAGQESPPLESTVKKPEVVYSKTLTPRTQTNKALPFIKVIELKS is encoded by the exons GTCCAATCCAGGCGGTTTAGATTCACTCTACAAGATCAGGATCAGTCCGACTGCACCTCGGAGCGGCACAGCAACAAG GAGGGCAGCATTGCAGTAGTGCTGCCACAGAAACCAGCGGCGCAGGAAGAAACACTTATCTCTACCAACGAAGAAAGGGTTGAAGTCCTTAAG GTTTATCTCCAAGCCCGTCCAGAGGCGGGGGAGAGTGTCAACATGATGACAGACGAGGTGTCGCAGATTCAGGAG GTGAGGTACTGTCTAAAGACTCTGAGAGAGCAGATGGCTGCCAGGCAGAACTCTAACAACAACAAG TATCCAGCCAATGTCTTCAGAGTGAACTTATCCAGCAGCCCAGCTGCTGTCTCCAACGGCAACGCTGTTCTCACAGAGTCAGACACTCAG GCTGAGTCACACGAGTGCAGCGCTCGTCTGGCCGAGCAGTCCGAGCAGCTGCAGACGGCGGAGAAGCGGTCGGAGGAGAGGGgtcagcaggtggaggagctgcagaggctgCTGGGAAGCATGGCGATCGAGAGCCGCAACCTCAAAGACAAGATGGCGGAAGGGGAGgcagagctgctgcagctcaaaGCAGAccaggaggaaggggaggagagtgaggagag gtgtgaGGAGCTAGAGAAGGAGGTGGCCATTCTGAAGGAAAAGATCCATCACCTTGACGACATGTTAAAGAGTCAGCAGAGGAAAGTCCGCCACATGATCGAACAG CTGCAGAACTCCCGGACGGTCCTCCAAGAGAGAGATCGATTCATCGGGGacctggaggagaaggtggcTTTCCTGGAGGCTGAG AACAGAGAAATGCATGACCACTTGGATTACTTCCTGGCAGGCCAGGAGTCTCCGCCCCTTGAATCCACTGTGAAGAAGCCAGAGGTTGTTTACAG TAAAACACTCACACCGAGGACACAGACCAACAAGGCCCTCCCGTTCATCAAGGTCATCGAGCTCAAGTCCTGA
- the tuft1b gene encoding tuftelin 1b isoform X1, with product MSLLSADKMSGGVRTGEEDIKEKVQSRRFRFTLQDQDQSDCTSERHSNKEGSIAVVLPQKPAAQEETLISTNEERVEVLKVYLQARPEAGESVNMMTDEVSQIQEVRYCLKTLREQMAARQNSNNNKYPANVFRVNLSSSPAAVSNGNAVLTESDTQVGDSPEESVRLREVTKRLYAQLKEMETRHQEERETLQAESHECSARLAEQSEQLQTAEKRSEERGQQVEELQRLLGSMAIESRNLKDKMAEGEAELLQLKADQEEGEESEERCEELEKEVAILKEKIHHLDDMLKSQQRKVRHMIEQLQNSRTVLQERDRFIGDLEEKVAFLEAENREMHDHLDYFLAGQESPPLESTVKKPEVVYSKTLTPRTQTNKALPFIKVIELKS from the exons GTCCAATCCAGGCGGTTTAGATTCACTCTACAAGATCAGGATCAGTCCGACTGCACCTCGGAGCGGCACAGCAACAAG GAGGGCAGCATTGCAGTAGTGCTGCCACAGAAACCAGCGGCGCAGGAAGAAACACTTATCTCTACCAACGAAGAAAGGGTTGAAGTCCTTAAG GTTTATCTCCAAGCCCGTCCAGAGGCGGGGGAGAGTGTCAACATGATGACAGACGAGGTGTCGCAGATTCAGGAG GTGAGGTACTGTCTAAAGACTCTGAGAGAGCAGATGGCTGCCAGGCAGAACTCTAACAACAACAAG TATCCAGCCAATGTCTTCAGAGTGAACTTATCCAGCAGCCCAGCTGCTGTCTCCAACGGCAACGCTGTTCTCACAGAGTCAGACACTCAG GTCGGGGATAGTCCGGAGGAGAGTGTGAGGCTCAGGGAGGTGACCAAGCGTCTTTATGCGCAGctgaaagagatggagacgaggcatcaggaggagagggagacacTGCAG GCTGAGTCACACGAGTGCAGCGCTCGTCTGGCCGAGCAGTCCGAGCAGCTGCAGACGGCGGAGAAGCGGTCGGAGGAGAGGGgtcagcaggtggaggagctgcagaggctgCTGGGAAGCATGGCGATCGAGAGCCGCAACCTCAAAGACAAGATGGCGGAAGGGGAGgcagagctgctgcagctcaaaGCAGAccaggaggaaggggaggagagtgaggagag gtgtgaGGAGCTAGAGAAGGAGGTGGCCATTCTGAAGGAAAAGATCCATCACCTTGACGACATGTTAAAGAGTCAGCAGAGGAAAGTCCGCCACATGATCGAACAG CTGCAGAACTCCCGGACGGTCCTCCAAGAGAGAGATCGATTCATCGGGGacctggaggagaaggtggcTTTCCTGGAGGCTGAG AACAGAGAAATGCATGACCACTTGGATTACTTCCTGGCAGGCCAGGAGTCTCCGCCCCTTGAATCCACTGTGAAGAAGCCAGAGGTTGTTTACAG TAAAACACTCACACCGAGGACACAGACCAACAAGGCCCTCCCGTTCATCAAGGTCATCGAGCTCAAGTCCTGA
- the LOC117738889 gene encoding protein C1orf43 homolog, with protein sequence MADSSPLSGVNVVLVMAYGSLVFVLLFIFVKRQIMRFAMRSRRGPHAPIGHNAPKGLREEIDSRLSKVHEIRFEPRLLSEDDDRLKQESQISCYNYLYRMKALDAIRDSGIPLQEISRCPSAFTGRSFRNWLLELRNSHSLIKSSRSPLIDRLLEGYDSARHGTGVFGETEFLEYQQALNELADVVKAYSSTTSLDQHHQSAAKDLTGSPVRSTPSTIQVTYLPSTGQRSKRPKHFLELKSFKDNYNTLESTL encoded by the exons ATGGCAGACTCCTCGCCGCTGTCAGGGGTGAATGTTGTTCTGGTTATGGCCTATGGAAGCTTG GTGTTCGTGCTGCTGTTCATCTTCGTCAAGAGGCAAATCATGCGTTTCGCAATGAGGTCCCGCCGAGGACCCCATGCCCCCATCGGCCACAACGCACCAAAG GGTTTGAGGGAGGAGATTGACTCCAGACTGTCCAAGGTCCACGAGATCCGCTTCGAACCTCGTCTCCTATCAGAGGACGATGACAGGCTGAAGCAAGAATCACAAATCA GTTGCTACAACTACCTGTACAGAATGAAAGCTCTGGATGCCATCCGTGACTCGG GAATCCCTCTGCAGGAGATAAGCCGATGTCCCAGTGCGTTTACTGGACGCAGCTTCAGGAACTGGCTGCTGGAGTTGCGCAACTCCCACTCTCTGATCAAGAGCAGCCGCAGCCCGCTCATCGACCGTTTACTCGAGGGCTACGACAGTGCTCGCCATGGGACTGGG GTGTTTGGGGAAACAGAGTTTCTTGAATACCAGCAAGCTCTCAACGAACTGGCTGATGT GGTGAAAGCCTATTCCAGCACCACCAGCCTGGACCAGCACCACCAGTCCGCGGCAAAGGACCTGACGGGCTCCCCTGTCCGGAGCACTCCCTCCACCATCCAGGTCACCTACCTGCCCTCCACTGGCCAGCGCAGCAAGAGGCCCAAACACTTTCTGGAGCTTAAAAGTTTCAAAGACAACTACAACACCTTGGAGAGCACCCTGTGA